One genomic window of Haemophilus haemolyticus includes the following:
- a CDS encoding YggS family pyridoxal phosphate-dependent enzyme: MDIQHNLNLIHQKIETACEEVTRNQNTVKLLAVSKTKPISAILSAYQAGQIAFGENYVQEGIEKIQYFESQGINLEWHFIGPLQSNKTRLVAEHFDWMQTLDRAKIADRLNEQRPINKAPLNVLIQINISDEESKSGIRPEEMLTLAKHIENLPHLRLRGLMAIPAPTDKIAEQENAFRKMLSLFEQLKQALPNQQIDTLSMGMTDDMPSAIKCGSTMVRIGTAIFGARDYSK, encoded by the coding sequence ATGGATATCCAGCATAATCTCAACCTAATTCATCAAAAAATTGAAACGGCTTGCGAAGAAGTAACACGCAATCAAAATACAGTAAAATTACTTGCCGTATCTAAGACCAAACCTATTTCCGCTATTCTTTCGGCTTATCAAGCTGGACAAATAGCCTTTGGGGAAAATTATGTGCAAGAAGGTATAGAAAAGATCCAATATTTTGAATCGCAAGGTATTAACCTTGAATGGCATTTCATCGGCCCATTACAATCGAATAAAACCCGTCTCGTTGCAGAACATTTTGATTGGATGCAAACGCTTGATCGAGCAAAAATTGCAGATCGTTTAAATGAACAACGACCAATTAACAAAGCACCGTTAAATGTCTTGATTCAGATTAATATCAGCGATGAAGAAAGTAAATCAGGTATTCGACCAGAGGAAATGTTAACACTGGCAAAACACATCGAAAATTTACCGCACTTACGCTTACGTGGCTTAATGGCAATACCCGCGCCAACCGATAAAATCGCAGAACAAGAAAATGCATTTAGAAAGATGTTGTCTCTATTTGAACAACTTAAACAAGCCTTACCTAATCAACAAATTGACACACTTTCTATGGGAATGACCGATGATATGCCGAGCGCAATAAAATGCGGTTCTACCATGGTACGTATTGGTACTGCAATTTTTGGCGCAAGAGATTATTCAAAATAA
- a CDS encoding class I SAM-dependent methyltransferase, producing MAKDEVGHNFLARLGKTRLRPGGKKATDWLIANGDFSQDKKVLEVACNMGTTAIGLAKQFGCHIEGVDLDEHALEKAQANIEANGLQEKIHVQRANAMKLPFEDESFDIVINEAMLTMLPVEAKKKAIAEYFRVLKPNGLLLTHDVMLVGNDHQTILENMRKAINVTVTPLTKDGWKGIFQESGFRNVDTFSGEMTLLSPKGMIYDEGILGTLKIIRNAMKAENREQFKRMFKTFNDPEHKLHFIAVCSQK from the coding sequence ATGGCGAAAGATGAAGTAGGGCATAATTTTCTTGCACGTTTAGGTAAAACTCGTTTGCGTCCAGGCGGTAAAAAAGCAACAGATTGGTTAATTGCCAATGGTGATTTTAGCCAAGATAAAAAAGTGTTAGAGGTTGCCTGTAATATGGGGACGACAGCCATTGGATTGGCGAAGCAATTTGGTTGCCATATTGAAGGTGTTGATTTAGACGAACATGCGTTAGAAAAAGCACAAGCAAATATCGAAGCAAATGGCTTGCAAGAAAAAATTCATGTGCAGCGAGCAAATGCGATGAAGTTGCCTTTCGAGGATGAAAGTTTTGATATTGTCATCAATGAAGCGATGCTCACAATGTTACCCGTGGAAGCTAAGAAAAAAGCCATTGCAGAATATTTTCGAGTGTTAAAACCAAATGGTTTATTGCTTACTCACGATGTTATGCTGGTGGGGAATGATCATCAAACGATTCTAGAAAATATGCGCAAAGCGATTAACGTGACGGTAACGCCATTAACGAAAGATGGCTGGAAAGGAATATTCCAAGAAAGTGGCTTTAGAAATGTTGATACTTTCTCTGGTGAGATGACCTTACTTTCACCAAAAGGAATGATTTATGATGAGGGCATTCTTGGGACGTTAAAAATCATCCGTAATGCTATGAAAGCGGAAAATCGTGAGCAATTTAAAAGAATGTTCAAAACGTTTAATGATCCTGAACATAAATTACATTTTATTGCTGTATGTAGTCAAAAATAA
- the nagA gene encoding N-acetylglucosamine-6-phosphate deacetylase encodes MRYALTNCVIYTKYDVLRDFAVIINGEIIEAVVPQTELETGIKTIDLEGNNLTAGFIDLQLNGCGGVMFNDQTSVETLEIMQETNLKSGCTSFLPTFITAPDENIKSAVKIMREYLNKHKNQALGLHIEGPFISVEKKGVHRPEYIREITPEMKDFLCENGDVITKITIAAENPTINYTPDFVKAGIIVSVGHSNATYEVAKAAFHKGATFATHLHNAMSPISSGRAMGVVGAVLDSDVYTGIIVDGVHINYGNVRIDKKIKGDKLCIVTDSLAAAGAPPELETFTFVGKTIYIRDGRCFDANGTIAGASITMIESIKNAVEFVEIPLAEAIRMSNLYPARAIGVDDRLGSVEKGKIANLAVFTSDYKVTATVLNGEWKPN; translated from the coding sequence ATGAGATATGCATTAACAAATTGTGTGATTTACACAAAATATGATGTTTTACGTGATTTTGCTGTAATTATTAACGGTGAAATTATTGAAGCGGTAGTTCCACAAACTGAATTAGAAACAGGCATCAAAACTATTGATTTAGAAGGTAATAATTTAACCGCTGGTTTTATTGATCTTCAATTAAATGGCTGTGGTGGGGTGATGTTTAACGACCAAACTAGCGTTGAAACCTTGGAAATTATGCAGGAAACTAACTTGAAATCAGGTTGTACAAGTTTCCTTCCTACTTTTATCACGGCACCAGATGAAAACATAAAAAGCGCGGTGAAAATTATGCGTGAATATTTAAATAAGCATAAAAACCAAGCACTTGGTTTACATATTGAAGGGCCGTTTATCAGTGTTGAGAAAAAAGGGGTACACCGTCCTGAATATATTCGTGAAATTACGCCTGAAATGAAGGATTTCCTCTGTGAAAATGGTGATGTCATTACAAAAATTACCATTGCCGCAGAGAACCCAACCATTAACTATACGCCTGATTTTGTGAAAGCGGGTATTATTGTCTCTGTAGGCCATTCTAATGCGACTTATGAAGTGGCTAAAGCCGCATTCCACAAAGGCGCAACTTTTGCGACTCACTTGCATAATGCAATGTCGCCAATTAGTTCTGGTCGTGCTATGGGCGTAGTAGGTGCAGTACTAGATTCTGATGTTTACACTGGTATTATTGTAGATGGTGTGCATATCAATTACGGTAATGTTCGTATTGATAAAAAAATCAAAGGTGACAAACTTTGTATTGTGACGGACTCTCTCGCAGCAGCAGGTGCACCACCAGAATTGGAAACATTCACCTTCGTCGGTAAAACTATTTATATTCGAGATGGCCGCTGTTTTGATGCAAACGGTACGATCGCTGGCGCATCAATTACCATGATCGAATCTATTAAAAATGCAGTGGAGTTTGTAGAAATTCCACTTGCTGAAGCAATTCGAATGAGTAACCTTTATCCTGCACGAGCAATTGGTGTGGATGATCGTTTAGGTTCGGTAGAAAAAGGAAAAATCGCAAATTTAGCTGTGTTTACATCAGATTATAAAGTGACAGCAACCGTGCTCAATGGTGAATGGAAACCTAATTGA
- the nagB gene encoding glucosamine-6-phosphate deaminase: protein MRLIPLHNEQQVSRWAARHIVDRINHFNPTAERPFVLGLPTGGTPLKTYQELIALCKAGEVSFKHVVTFNMDEYVGLPEEHPESYHSFMYNNFFNHIDIQPENINILNGNTDDHDAECRRYEEKIKSYGKINLFMGGVGNDGHIAFNEPASSLSSRTRIKTLTQDTLIANSRFFDNDVNKVPKYALTIGVGTLLDAEEVMILATGHHKALAVQAAVEGGVNHMWTVSALQLHRHFVLVCDEPAQQELKVKTVKYFTELEQRAIHSVL, encoded by the coding sequence ATGCGTCTTATCCCTCTACACAACGAACAACAGGTGAGTCGTTGGGCTGCACGCCATATTGTTGATCGTATCAATCATTTTAATCCTACGGCTGAACGTCCATTCGTTCTCGGTTTACCAACTGGTGGCACACCATTAAAAACTTACCAAGAATTAATCGCACTTTGTAAAGCGGGAGAGGTGAGTTTTAAGCATGTAGTAACATTCAATATGGATGAATATGTGGGTTTACCAGAGGAACATCCTGAAAGTTATCATAGTTTTATGTATAACAATTTCTTCAATCATATCGATATCCAGCCAGAAAATATCAATATTCTTAACGGCAATACGGATGATCATGATGCGGAATGCCGCCGTTATGAAGAAAAAATTAAATCTTACGGAAAAATTAATTTATTTATGGGTGGAGTGGGCAATGATGGCCATATTGCCTTTAATGAACCGGCGTCATCATTAAGTTCCCGTACTCGTATTAAAACGTTAACTCAAGACACGCTGATCGCAAATTCACGTTTCTTTGATAATGATGTGAATAAAGTGCCTAAATATGCTTTGACTATTGGTGTAGGAACATTATTAGATGCAGAAGAAGTGATGATCCTTGCGACAGGACATCATAAGGCACTTGCAGTTCAAGCTGCCGTAGAAGGTGGTGTGAACCATATGTGGACAGTGAGTGCACTTCAATTACATCGTCATTTTGTGTTAGTTTGTGATGAACCTGCACAGCAAGAATTGAAAGTAAAAACTGTTAAATATTTCACTGAATTAGAACAACGCGCCATTCATAGCGTGTTATAA
- the nanA gene encoding N-acetylneuraminate lyase, translating to MRDLKGIFSALLVSFNEDGTINEKGLRQIIRHNIDKMKVDGLYVGGSTGENFMLSTEEKKEIFRIAKDEAKDQIALIAQVGSVNLKEAVELGKYATELGYDSLSAVTPFYYKFSFPEIKHYYDTIIAETGNNMIVYSIPFLTGVNMGIEQFGELYKNPKVLGVKFTAGDFYLLERLKKAYPNHLIWAGFDEMMLPAAALGVDGAIGSTFNVNGVRARQIFELTKAGKLAEALEIQHVTNDLIEGILANGLYLTIKELLKLEGVDAGYCREPMTAKATDAQLAKAKELKAKFL from the coding sequence ATGCGTGATTTAAAAGGTATTTTTAGTGCATTATTAGTGTCATTTAATGAAGATGGCACAATTAATGAAAAAGGTTTACGTCAAATTATCCGCCACAATATCGACAAGATGAAAGTTGATGGTTTATATGTAGGTGGTTCAACAGGCGAAAACTTTATGCTTTCAACTGAAGAGAAAAAAGAAATCTTCCGTATTGCAAAAGATGAAGCAAAAGATCAAATCGCGCTAATTGCTCAAGTGGGTAGCGTAAACTTAAAAGAAGCGGTTGAATTAGGTAAATATGCAACAGAATTAGGCTACGATAGCTTATCCGCAGTTACTCCGTTCTACTATAAATTTAGTTTCCCTGAAATCAAACATTATTACGACACCATTATTGCAGAAACGGGCAATAATATGATCGTGTATTCTATTCCGTTCTTAACTGGCGTGAATATGGGAATTGAACAATTTGGTGAACTTTACAAAAACCCGAAAGTATTAGGAGTAAAATTCACAGCAGGTGATTTCTACTTATTAGAACGTTTGAAAAAAGCTTATCCAAACCACTTAATTTGGGCTGGTTTCGATGAAATGATGTTACCTGCAGCCGCACTTGGTGTGGATGGTGCAATCGGTTCAACCTTCAACGTAAACGGCGTTCGTGCTCGTCAAATTTTTGAATTAACCAAAGCGGGTAAATTAGCTGAAGCGTTAGAAATTCAACACGTAACCAACGATTTAATCGAAGGCATTTTAGCGAACGGTTTATATTTAACCATCAAAGAATTGCTTAAATTAGAAGGTGTGGATGCGGGTTATTGCCGTGAGCCAATGACAGCAAAAGCAACAGATGCTCAGCTTGCTAAAGCAAAAGAGTTGAAAGCGAAATTTTTATAA
- a CDS encoding MurR/RpiR family transcriptional regulator has product MAKSGNVLNTISSLYHSLTKSEKKIADTILRSPDLVSQCPLSEIAKHLEVGEATLVRFCRTIGFKGFSDFKLELSIELATKDNNDETVLETEIMPSDDSLTIAQKLQAAVSNVMEETVNLLDLKQLEQVVKAIKKARRIFLFGVGSSGVTAEDAKNKLMRIGFQVDATGNNHFMYMQAALLTSSDVAIGLSHSGYSAETAHTLKIAKQNGATTVALTHSLRSPVTEYADYVLVNGNKQGKLQGDSIGTKIAQLFVLDLIYALLVQGEEELAAQTKQKTLNVILEQRIK; this is encoded by the coding sequence ATGGCTAAATCCGGAAATGTGTTAAACACCATTAGTTCGCTTTACCATAGCTTAACTAAATCAGAGAAAAAAATTGCTGATACGATTTTACGTTCGCCTGATTTGGTGTCTCAATGTCCCCTTTCAGAAATCGCTAAACATTTGGAAGTTGGAGAGGCAACACTCGTCCGTTTTTGTCGAACCATTGGTTTTAAAGGTTTCAGCGATTTTAAATTAGAACTTTCCATTGAGCTTGCTACGAAAGATAACAATGATGAAACTGTACTCGAAACAGAAATTATGCCGAGTGATGATTCTTTAACGATTGCACAAAAGTTGCAAGCGGCAGTTTCTAATGTAATGGAAGAAACGGTTAATTTATTAGATTTGAAACAGCTTGAACAAGTGGTTAAAGCCATTAAAAAAGCACGTCGTATCTTTTTATTCGGCGTGGGATCATCTGGTGTGACAGCTGAAGATGCAAAAAATAAGTTGATGCGTATCGGTTTCCAAGTGGATGCAACAGGCAATAATCATTTTATGTATATGCAGGCGGCATTACTTACGTCTTCTGATGTGGCAATTGGTTTAAGTCATTCAGGATATTCCGCAGAAACAGCGCACACACTCAAAATTGCTAAACAAAATGGTGCAACGACAGTGGCATTAACTCACAGTTTGCGTTCACCCGTTACAGAATATGCTGATTATGTTTTGGTAAATGGTAATAAACAAGGGAAGCTACAAGGTGACTCTATTGGTACCAAAATTGCACAGCTTTTTGTATTAGATTTAATTTATGCTTTGTTAGTGCAGGGCGAAGAAGAACTTGCAGCTCAAACCAAGCAAAAAACCCTCAATGTGATTCTTGAACAACGTATAAAATAG
- a CDS encoding N-acetylmannosamine kinase encodes MRCLALDIGGTKIAAAIVKNGEVEQRQQIHTPRENVVEGMHQALEQLLTHYAGQFDYVAVASTGIINDGVLTALNPKNLGGLNQFPLKESIAKHTDKPIGLLNDAQAATYAEYQLQDSERVSNFVFITVSTGVGGGVILNQQLQTGPKGIAGHIGHTLADPNGPMCGCGRRGCVEAVAAGRAIEAVSSQWDDPCEPREVFERFRKNDEKATVLIERSAQAIANLVADLVIGLDVQKVVIGGSVGLAEGYLPLVKRFLQAMPAVYSCDIESAKFGQDAGLVGAAYWVKDVLLDKPKGTIYG; translated from the coding sequence ATGCGTTGTTTAGCTCTAGACATTGGCGGTACAAAAATCGCAGCGGCTATCGTAAAAAATGGCGAAGTTGAACAACGCCAACAAATTCATACGCCGCGTGAAAATGTGGTAGAAGGAATGCATCAAGCATTGGAACAACTTCTTACTCATTATGCGGGGCAATTTGATTATGTGGCGGTGGCTTCAACTGGTATTATAAACGACGGTGTTTTAACCGCACTTAATCCTAAAAATTTAGGTGGTTTGAATCAATTTCCACTAAAAGAAAGTATTGCTAAACACACGGATAAACCAATTGGCTTATTAAATGATGCGCAAGCCGCAACTTATGCGGAATACCAACTCCAAGATTCAGAAAGAGTATCAAACTTTGTTTTTATTACAGTTTCTACTGGCGTGGGTGGCGGTGTCATATTAAACCAACAATTACAAACTGGTCCGAAGGGAATCGCTGGACATATTGGGCATACATTAGCGGATCCAAATGGCCCAATGTGTGGTTGTGGTCGTCGAGGTTGTGTAGAAGCCGTTGCTGCTGGTCGAGCTATTGAAGCGGTATCTTCCCAATGGGATGATCCTTGTGAGCCAAGAGAAGTTTTTGAACGTTTTAGAAAAAATGATGAAAAAGCTACCGTACTTATAGAACGTTCAGCCCAAGCCATTGCCAATTTAGTGGCGGATTTAGTGATTGGATTGGATGTGCAAAAAGTCGTTATAGGTGGTAGTGTAGGGTTGGCTGAAGGTTATTTACCATTAGTCAAACGTTTCTTACAGGCTATGCCTGCTGTATATAGCTGTGACATTGAATCTGCTAAATTTGGTCAAGATGCAGGATTAGTCGGCGCAGCTTATTGGGTGAAAGATGTTCTGCTTGATAAACCAAAAGGAACAATTTATGGCTAA
- a CDS encoding N-acetylmannosamine-6-phosphate 2-epimerase, which translates to MSKLSHQDVLSQIQYGLIASCQPVDDGPMDKPEIVSAMAQASVAGGASGLRIEGVDNLKATRPFVNIPIIGIVKRDLPDSPIRITPFLQDIEDLANAGADIIAVDGTSRPRPVDIASAVKKIHEMDCLAMADCSNLEEGLYCQKLGFDIVGSTMSGYTGGPVPEEPDYQLVKDLKAAGCFVMAEGRYNTPELAKVAIEIGADCVTVGSALTRLEHIVSWFANSVKSAR; encoded by the coding sequence ATGTCAAAATTATCTCATCAAGATGTGCTTTCTCAAATTCAATATGGTCTCATTGCTTCTTGCCAACCTGTTGATGATGGCCCAATGGATAAACCAGAAATTGTTTCTGCTATGGCCCAAGCTTCCGTTGCTGGTGGCGCATCAGGTTTACGTATTGAAGGTGTAGATAACCTTAAAGCGACACGTCCTTTTGTAAACATTCCAATTATCGGTATTGTAAAACGTGACTTACCTGATAGTCCGATTCGTATTACGCCATTTCTGCAAGATATTGAAGATCTTGCCAATGCTGGGGCAGATATCATTGCGGTAGATGGCACTAGCCGTCCTCGCCCAGTTGATATTGCAAGTGCGGTGAAAAAAATCCATGAAATGGACTGTTTGGCTATGGCAGATTGCTCTAATTTAGAAGAAGGCTTGTATTGTCAAAAACTCGGTTTTGATATTGTGGGGAGCACAATGTCTGGTTATACAGGCGGTCCAGTTCCCGAAGAACCTGATTATCAATTAGTGAAAGATTTAAAAGCAGCGGGCTGTTTTGTGATGGCAGAAGGCCGCTATAACACGCCTGAATTGGCAAAAGTGGCGATTGAAATTGGCGCAGATTGCGTAACCGTTGGTTCAGCCTTAACTCGCCTTGAGCATATCGTGAGTTGGTTCGCTAATTCTGTGAAATCTGCAAGATAG
- a CDS encoding sialic acid TRAP transporter substrate-binding protein SiaP, with the protein MMKFTKLFLATAITLGVSSAVFAADYDLKFGMNAGTSSNEYKAAEMFAKEVKEKSHGKIEVSLYPSSQLGDDRAMLKQLKDGSLDFTFAESARFQLFYPEAAVFALPYVITDYNVAQKALKETTFGKDLVQKMNKELGLTLLSQAYNGTRQTTSNRAINSIADMKGLKLRVPNAATNLAYAKYVGASPTPMAFSEVYLALQTNSVDGQENPLATVQAQKFYEVQKFLAMTNHILNDQLYLVSNETYKELPEDLQKVVKDAAENAAKYHTKLFVDGEKDLVTFFEKQGVKVTHPDLTPFKDAMKPFYAEFVKQTGEKGEKALKEIQALK; encoded by the coding sequence ATTATGAAATTTACTAAACTTTTCCTTGCAACTGCTATCACATTAGGCGTTTCTTCAGCCGTTTTTGCCGCAGATTATGACTTAAAATTTGGTATGAATGCGGGTACTTCATCTAATGAGTACAAAGCAGCTGAAATGTTTGCAAAAGAAGTAAAAGAAAAATCACATGGTAAAATTGAAGTTTCACTTTATCCAAGTTCACAACTTGGTGATGACCGTGCAATGTTAAAACAATTAAAAGACGGTTCTCTTGACTTCACTTTTGCTGAATCAGCTCGTTTCCAATTATTCTATCCTGAAGCAGCGGTGTTCGCGTTACCATATGTCATCACCGACTACAACGTTGCACAAAAAGCATTAAAAGAAACCACATTTGGTAAAGATTTAGTTCAAAAAATGAATAAAGAATTAGGCTTAACCTTATTATCACAAGCTTACAACGGTACTCGCCAAACAACTTCAAATAGAGCGATCAATAGCATTGCAGATATGAAAGGCTTAAAACTTCGTGTACCAAATGCTGCAACTAACTTAGCATACGCAAAATATGTAGGCGCATCGCCAACACCTATGGCATTCTCTGAAGTATATCTTGCACTTCAAACTAACTCTGTAGATGGTCAAGAAAACCCATTAGCAACAGTACAAGCGCAAAAATTCTATGAAGTGCAAAAATTCTTAGCGATGACTAACCACATTTTGAATGACCAACTTTATTTAGTGAGTAACGAAACTTATAAAGAATTACCAGAAGATCTTCAAAAAGTAGTCAAAGACGCCGCTGAAAATGCAGCAAAATACCACACTAAATTATTCGTAGATGGCGAAAAAGATTTAGTGACATTCTTTGAAAAACAAGGTGTTAAAGTGACTCACCCTGATTTAACTCCATTCAAAGATGCGATGAAACCATTCTATGCTGAGTTTGTAAAACAAACTGGTGAGAAAGGTGAAAAAGCATTAAAAGAAATCCAAGCTCTTAAATAA